A region of Lepeophtheirus salmonis chromosome 13, UVic_Lsal_1.4, whole genome shotgun sequence DNA encodes the following proteins:
- the LOC121128481 gene encoding uncharacterized protein translates to MEVDGDVEGRDVSVEEGEEEMEEGEISSDGDDANLRELPSDFARRPKAKGELGLEITISNKSELPDLLKEIGNSGVDVIDRESSERMEARARRFNLKSNAANFEEIENLYTSLEIDADEVTKNRNDRNFRLETIHVYIQKSNRNVQSKDIYEYFKEFNPVSFEWVTSHSINVIWALPTSASKAMLQMSRPLKEPMDAMEINVKSDLELISDGINLSAINHKFDEPYDSPIYTNEIGGSIVIPEGVWRFGKPSDFSSFIFMQFASKNDNRRPNYSLIKQEGIISSSLKRKMREAMIQEQEILLEQEQRKKYLGPVGKNPWGSIAESWSDSNSKRTIPVPRDVILPSRVRDWDDPDKEDNVEHFGTDSNLRSSKKRNYEDADIYSPRKRISEDICEPEFITYESNEGLSDDEWKSKLKRPRMTMIADQVESKVSAKTRLYKGIKRKFKNDERTDIRILEIEDFSPPRINPKDLRERITLSVDTSDFNRYKDDKSLSPHNKTLTNRFHSGFTSSNLGSSLRDRLGERKASYSDINDSSDNDSHPNLIDRDSKYNKRTVSRRKLSDSDVTTIQRDVSSTVVKVKREQEEARQKIDNRKKSLLNVHEKRSHLSNSIDKKVANASEREKNLSKHLRERDIRSTKKVQRKQIPKGRRRESTSSESSSSSESDSSSSDSSSESDSSDSSSSSSSSYSSSSSGSEDGYVNKSYSKSKGTTSRTEESYTRKKSQLTKIPVRRSKEDSKKNSTKSTGGLRDKLKEYLKQAKERKKPK, encoded by the exons ATGGAGGTGGACGGTGATGTAGAGGGAAGAGATGTTAGTGTAGAGGAGGGAGAAGAAGAGATGGAAGAAGGTGAGATTTCTTCTGATGGCGATGATGCAAACTTGAGAGAACTGCCTTCTGATTTTGCAAGGCGGCCTAAAGCCAAAGGGGAATTAGGCTTGGAAATCACCATTTCCAACAAGAGTGAACTGCCG GACCTTCTCAAAGAAATCGGGAATTCGGGAGTGGATGTGATTGATCGAGAGTCGTCCGAACGGATGGAGGCGCGTGCCCGTCGCTTCAACCTAAAATCCAATGCTGCCAATTTTGAGGAAATTGAAAATCTCTACACAAGCCTGGAGATAGATGCAGATGAAGTGACTAAAAACAGGAATGATCGAAACTTTCGCCTGGAAACGATCCATGTTTATATTCAAAAGTCAAATCGAAATGTTCAGAGCAAGgatatttatgagtattttaaggAATTCAATCCTGTATCATTTGAATGGGTCACTTCTCATTCTATCAATGTAATCTGGGCTCTTCCCACTTCAGCATCTAAAGCTATGCTTCAAATGAGTCGACCATTAAAAGAGCCAATGGATGCCATGGAAATTAACGTAAAAAGTGACTTAGAGCTCATCAGTGATGGAATAAATTTATCTGCCATCAATCATAAA TTTGATGAGCCATACGATTCTCCCATTTACACGAATGAGATTGGTGGATCCATTGTAATACCTGAAGGAGTATGGAGATTTGGAAAGCCATCTGATtttagttcatttatttttatgcaatttgCGTCGAAAAATGATAATCGTAGACCAAATTAttcattaa tcAAACAAGAAGGTATTATTTCATCTTCTTTGAAGAGAAAAATGCGTGAGGCCATGATACAAGAGCAAGAGATTTTACTTGAAcaagaacaaagaaaaaagtactTGGGCCCCGTTGGTAAAAACCCATGGGGTTCTATTGCCGAATCTTGGTCCGATTCAAATAGTAAGCGTACTATTCCTGTGCCTCGTGATGTCATTTTACCGTCTCGTGTCCGAGATTGGGATGATCCCGATAAAGAAGACAACGTTGAGCACTTTGGGACTGATTCGAACCTGCGTTctagcaaaaaaagaaattatgaagaTGCAGATATTTATTCACCTAGAAAAAGGATAAGTGAGGATATATGTGAACCTGAATTCATAACTTATGAAAGCAATGAAGGGTTGTCTGATGATGAATGGAAATCTAAGTTGAAGAGACCACGTATGACAATGATAGCGGATCAAGTAGAGTCCAAGGTTTCTGCCAAGACTCGCCTTTACAAGggcataaaaagaaaattcaagaaTGATGAAAGAACTGACATCCGTATCCTTGAAATAGAAGATTTCTCACCCCCTAGGATCAATCCAAAAGATCTTCGTGAGAGAATTACTCTAAGTGTAGATACTTCAGATTTTAATCGATACAAAGACGATAAAAGTCTTAGTCCCCACAATAAGACCCTTACAAATAGGTTTCATTCTGGATTTACGTCTTCCAATCTTGGTTCTTCCTTACGTGATCGTTTAGGTGAAAGGAAAGCGAGCTATTCTGATATAAATGATAGTTCCGACAATGATAGTCATCCCAACCTTATAGATAGAGACTCGAAGTATAACAAAAGAACTGTATCACGAAGGAAACTCTCTGACAGTGACGTCACAACCATTCAACGAGATGTTTCTTCGACTGTTGTGAAAGTGAAGAGAGAACAAGAAGAAGCGagacaaaaaattgataatagaaaaaaatcgttATTAAATGTACATGAAAAACGTTCTCATCTTTCCAACTCTATCGACAAAAAAGTAGCTAATGCTAGCGAGAGGGAGAAAAATTTATCCAAACATTTACGTGAGCGAGACATTAGGTCAactaaaaaagttcaaaggaAACAAATACCAAAAGGACGTAGAAGGGAAAGCACGTCTTCTGAATCCAGTTCTTCCTCTGAATCGGACTCTTCCTCATCAGATTCTTCATCAGAGTCAGACTCGTCTGATTCAAGCTCAAGCAGTTCATCCTCATATTCCTCGTCCTCCTCTGGTTCTGAAGATGGTTATGTTAACAAATCGTACTCAAAGTCTAAAGGAACGACGAGTAGAACGGAAGAATCTTATACCCGAAAGAAATCTCAATTAACAAAAATACCGGTTCGTCGCTCTAAAGAAGATTCTAAGAAGAATAGCACGAAATCAACTGGTGGTCTCCGTGACAAGcttaaggaatatttaaaacaagCTAAAGAACGCAAGAAGCCGAAATAA
- the nito gene encoding RNA-binding protein spenito, which produces MRRIFGRYGKLVDIDIKRPPPGTGNAYAFIRYENLDQAHRAKIELSGQYIGKFQCKIGYGKVNPTPKVWIGGLGSWASTLLLESEFDRFGAIQKVDFRKGDPHAYIFFESIEAAQAAVQEMRGYPLGGQDKRLRMDFADIEESSGGSSSAPPIATTPVQDRYRDYHSFRDRNYTPRRAPPPYSSPSDWPSGGTKRSIDDLDSDHHRPSRIRRVGSSPEPGEDRRISGDEEDNPRRSCYDGNDDSGGVRSLVEITKKTPNVWDGGLILKNSLFPTKFYLIEGNEDVVDCLKDESDKPHLKITQRLRLDQGKLDDVAKRMKTSSSHAIFLGVSDSTELTHENPDIQSRPLRNLVTYLKQKEAAGVISLNNKDEGSSGVLYCFPPCPFSLDLLRSEFNNIDEGDIKEDHLVIVVVCGN; this is translated from the coding sequence ATGCGACGCATCTTTGGACGCTACGGAAAATTGGTTGATATTGATATTAAACGCCCACCTCCTGGTACGGGTAATGCGTATGCCTTTATTCGATACGAAAATTTGGATCAAGCTCATCGCGCTAAAATTGAACTCTCTGGACAATATATAGGAAAGTTTCAATGTAAAATTGGTTATGGAAAAGTGAATCCAACGCCTAAAGTGTGGATTGGAGGTCTGGGCTCTTGGGCTTCTACACTTTTACTCGAAAGTGAATTTGATCGTTTTGGTGCTATCCAAAAAGTGGATTTCCGTAAAGGTGACCcacatgcatatattttttttgaaagtattgaGGCAGCGCAAGCTGCTGTTCAAGAAATGAGAGGATATCCACTGGGAGGGCAAGACAAACGATTGAGAATGGACTTTGCTGATATTGAAGAATCTTCCGGGGGGAGTAGTAGTGCACCACCCATAGCTACTACACCTGTCCAAGATCGTTATCGAGACTATCATTCTTTTCGAGACAGAAATTATACTCCTCGAAGAGCACCTCCTCCATACTCTTCGCCCTCAGATTGGCCGTCTGGAGGAACAAAACGTTCTATTGATGATTTGGATTCAGATCATCATCGTCCATCTAGGATACGTAGAGTGGGATCTTCTCCTGAACCTGGAGAGGATAGGAGAATTAGTGGAGATGAAGAAGATAATCCTAGAAGATCCTGCTACGATGGTAATGATGATTCTGGTGGCGTCAGATCTCTTGTTGAAATTACAAAGAAAACACCTAATGTCTGGGATGGAGGACTAATATTGAAAAACTCTCTTTTTCCCACCAAGTTCTATCTAATTGAAGGAAATGAGGATGTTGTAGACTGTTTAAAAGATGAATCtgataaacctcatttaaaaattactcaaagaTTACGTTTGGATCAGGGTAAACTCGACGATGTGGCCAAAAGGATGAAGACATCGAGTTCTCACGCGATCTTCCTTGGTGTATCGGATTCAACTGAACTTACGCATGAGAATCCAGATATTCAATCGAGGCCCCTTAGAAATCTTGTTACGTACTTGAAACAAAAAGAAGCAGCCGGTGTTATTTCTCTTAATAACAAAGATGAAGGAAGTTCTGGAGTACTGTATTGTTTTCCACCTTGCCCGTTCTCTTTAGACTTACTCAGAAGTGAATTTAACAATATCGACGAAGGTGATATTAAAGAAGATCATTTGGTTATTGTCGTAGTCTGTGGAAATTAA